A single region of the uncultured Flavobacterium sp. genome encodes:
- a CDS encoding M20/M25/M40 family metallo-hydrolase — MKKCYFLLPFVFLACKSNPSAVSEQTSKPIEITYEVKKAEVSDFLKHLSSDDFEGRETGTKGIEKAAIFLEDFFRKNNVKPYFDTYRDTLTNFDKPAYNIVGVLEGTDPKLKKEFVVLSAHYDHIGVENKQQADVINNGANDDASGVTAVAEMAKYFAKTKSNKRSILFVFFAGEEKGLLGSKSLVEKLKKQDFNLYAQLNIEMIGVPMKRDYLAYITGFDKSNMAEKINEYTGKKTIGFLPKEAEYELFYRSDNYSFYNVFKKPCQSISTFDFENFDYYHHVSDEFKVMNIPHMTSFIQEFLSAVTEIATTPTEEITMNK; from the coding sequence ATGAAAAAATGTTACTTTCTTCTTCCATTTGTTTTTTTAGCTTGCAAATCAAACCCGTCTGCCGTAAGCGAACAAACTTCAAAACCTATTGAAATTACCTATGAAGTAAAGAAAGCAGAAGTTTCAGATTTTCTTAAACATCTTTCTTCAGATGATTTCGAAGGGCGCGAAACCGGAACAAAAGGAATTGAAAAAGCTGCAATATTTCTGGAAGATTTCTTCAGGAAAAATAATGTCAAACCTTATTTTGATACTTATCGCGATACACTAACTAATTTTGATAAACCGGCATATAATATTGTTGGAGTTCTGGAAGGAACAGATCCTAAATTAAAAAAAGAGTTTGTGGTTTTGAGTGCGCATTATGATCATATTGGTGTAGAGAATAAACAACAAGCAGATGTTATTAATAATGGTGCAAATGATGATGCATCCGGAGTTACGGCTGTTGCGGAAATGGCTAAATATTTTGCCAAAACAAAATCGAATAAACGCAGTATCCTATTTGTATTTTTTGCCGGAGAAGAAAAAGGTTTATTAGGATCTAAAAGTTTGGTAGAGAAACTTAAAAAACAAGACTTCAATTTATATGCACAATTGAATATTGAGATGATTGGTGTGCCAATGAAACGTGATTATCTGGCTTATATTACCGGTTTTGATAAATCGAATATGGCCGAAAAAATAAACGAATACACAGGAAAAAAGACCATTGGTTTTTTACCAAAAGAAGCCGAATATGAATTGTTTTATAGATCTGATAATTACTCTTTCTATAATGTTTTTAAAAAACCATGTCAGTCTATAAGTACTTTCGATTTTGAGAATTTTGATTATTATCACCATGTATCAGATGAGTTTAAAGTAATGAATATTCCGCACATGACCTCTTTTATTCAGGAGTTTTTGTCAGCAGTAACAGAAATTGCTACAACACCAACAGAAGAAATTACGATGAATAAATAA
- a CDS encoding peroxiredoxin-like family protein: MKKLFFIVLATLSMIANAQNAIPKSATDIAPLLIGEKIPDITLKTSDNTDVQLSDLLKKKKTVLVFYRGGWCPYCNMHLQALAEAEKQILDLGYQIIAVSPDAPESLKVTEEKDKVNYTLLSDSKGELIKAVGIIYDAPENYKAVIYVHSKGVNGNFLPVPSVFVLNTESDILFEYISPDFKHRITTDLLVSVLTNIK, translated from the coding sequence ATGAAAAAATTATTTTTTATTGTTTTAGCAACCTTAAGTATGATTGCTAATGCACAAAACGCAATTCCCAAATCTGCGACAGATATCGCTCCTTTATTAATAGGAGAGAAAATTCCGGACATTACTTTAAAAACATCTGATAATACAGATGTGCAGCTTTCTGATTTACTTAAAAAGAAAAAGACAGTTTTAGTTTTTTATCGAGGCGGTTGGTGTCCTTATTGCAACATGCATTTGCAGGCATTGGCTGAAGCCGAAAAACAAATTCTTGATTTAGGTTACCAAATTATAGCCGTTAGTCCTGATGCACCTGAGAGTTTAAAAGTTACAGAAGAAAAAGACAAAGTAAATTACACCTTGCTTTCTGATTCAAAAGGAGAACTTATTAAAGCAGTCGGAATTATTTATGACGCTCCCGAAAACTATAAAGCAGTAATTTACGTACATTCTAAAGGAGTCAATGGGAATTTTTTACCAGTTCCGTCTGTTTTTGTTTTGAACACCGAATCTGATATCTTATTCGAATATATTTCTCCTGATTTTAAACACCGCATCACGACCGATTTACTTGTTTCAGTATTAACAAATATCAAATAA
- a CDS encoding NRDE family protein yields the protein MCTVSFVNNNGVVIITSNRDEKIIRPGALAPRSYYLNGKNVMYPKDSKAGGTWFAVDESGTVLVLLNGGIKKHNPVFLYRKSRGLIALDIISSSSPKDFWNEINLEDIEPFTLVLYQDEELYELIWDGFTKWKTLLDVNTNHIWSSVTLYSEEIRKRRSEWFLDFLRDKNEISPLDMLDFHRNTQRDDSENGLIINRENTLKTLSVTQVVIKQNKGTMSYYDLIKTKDFSTSFTSI from the coding sequence ATGTGTACAGTAAGTTTCGTAAACAATAACGGAGTTGTCATTATAACTTCAAATCGAGACGAAAAAATAATTCGTCCGGGAGCTCTTGCGCCAAGAAGTTATTATTTGAACGGCAAAAACGTAATGTATCCAAAAGATTCAAAAGCTGGAGGAACCTGGTTTGCAGTCGATGAAAGCGGAACTGTATTAGTACTTTTGAATGGAGGAATAAAGAAACACAATCCTGTGTTTCTTTATAGAAAAAGCCGTGGATTAATTGCTTTAGATATTATTTCAAGTTCATCGCCAAAGGATTTTTGGAACGAAATTAATCTCGAAGATATCGAGCCGTTTACGTTGGTTTTATATCAGGATGAAGAATTGTATGAATTGATTTGGGATGGTTTTACAAAATGGAAAACATTGCTGGACGTGAACACGAATCATATTTGGTCCTCGGTCACTTTATATTCTGAAGAAATTAGGAAAAGGCGTTCTGAATGGTTTCTTGATTTTTTGAGAGATAAGAACGAAATATCGCCTTTGGATATGCTCGATTTCCATAGAAATACCCAAAGAGATGATTCTGAAAACGGTTTGATTATTAACCGTGAAAATACCTTAAAAACACTAAGTGTAACACAGGTTGTCATTAAGCAGAATAAAGGTACGATGAGTTACTATGATTTGATTAAAACAAAAGATTTTTCGACCTCATTTACAAGCATTTAA
- a CDS encoding SDR family NAD(P)-dependent oxidoreductase encodes MKNIIVTGTSRGIGYELALQFANAGHQVLAISRKIPQTLLEHQNVTCLSVDLADETALEEVNNFLSSTWKKVDAVVHNAGALLFKPFAETTQADFESIYKVNVFAVANLTRICLPYLQKGSHVVTISSIGGVRGSLKFAGLAAYSSSKGAVITLTELLAEEYKEQGISFNVLALGSVQTEMLNEAFPGYQAPISAEGMATYIYDFTLNGNKYFNGKVLEVSSTNP; translated from the coding sequence ATGAAAAATATTATTGTTACAGGAACCAGTCGAGGAATTGGTTACGAACTTGCGCTACAATTTGCTAATGCTGGTCATCAAGTCTTAGCTATTTCAAGAAAAATACCTCAAACACTTTTAGAGCATCAAAATGTTACTTGCCTTTCTGTTGATTTGGCAGATGAAACTGCTTTGGAAGAAGTAAATAACTTTCTTTCGTCAACCTGGAAAAAAGTAGATGCAGTTGTGCATAATGCCGGAGCTTTGCTATTTAAACCTTTCGCAGAAACAACTCAGGCTGATTTTGAAAGTATTTATAAAGTAAATGTTTTCGCCGTTGCAAATCTTACCAGAATTTGCTTGCCTTATCTTCAAAAAGGAAGCCACGTCGTAACCATTAGTTCAATTGGAGGCGTAAGAGGAAGTCTTAAATTTGCAGGATTAGCAGCATACAGTTCAAGTAAAGGCGCAGTAATTACCTTAACAGAATTACTTGCCGAAGAATATAAAGAACAAGGAATTTCATTTAATGTACTAGCTCTGGGATCAGTTCAGACAGAAATGTTAAATGAAGCTTTTCCGGGATATCAGGCCCCAATTTCAGCCGAAGGAATGGCAACTTATATTTATGATTTTACTTTAAATGGAAATAAATACTTTAATGGAAAAGTATTAGAAGTTTCATCGACAAACCCTTAA
- a CDS encoding acyl-CoA dehydrogenase, with protein sequence MDFNLTEEHLMIQQAARDFAQNELLPGVIERDEKQIFPTEQIKKMGQLGFMGMMVDPKYGGSGLDAISYVIAMEEISKVDASASVVMSVNNSLVCWGLQEFGTEEQKQKYLPGLASGEIHGAFCLSEPEAGSDATSQKTTAVDMGDHYLVNGTKNWITNGNTASVYLVIAQTDPEKKHKGINALIMTKDMPGFSIGPKEQKMGIRGSDTHSLMFSDVKVPKENRIGEDGFGFKFAMKTLAGGRIGIASQALGIASGAYELALKYSKERKAFGTEICNHQAIAFKLADMAVNIEAARHLCMKAAWDKDQHKNYDVSGAMAKLFASQVAMDTAVEAVQIHGGNGYVKEYHVERFMRDAKITQIYEGTSEIQKIVISRAVIAG encoded by the coding sequence ATGGATTTCAATCTGACCGAAGAACATTTAATGATTCAGCAAGCCGCTAGAGATTTTGCTCAAAACGAATTGTTACCGGGTGTTATTGAGCGTGACGAAAAACAAATTTTTCCGACAGAACAAATTAAAAAAATGGGACAATTAGGATTCATGGGAATGATGGTTGATCCTAAATATGGCGGAAGTGGACTTGATGCAATTTCGTATGTAATTGCAATGGAAGAAATTTCTAAAGTTGATGCATCAGCTTCTGTAGTGATGTCTGTAAATAACTCATTAGTTTGCTGGGGACTGCAAGAATTTGGAACCGAAGAACAAAAACAAAAATATTTACCGGGTTTAGCTTCAGGTGAAATTCACGGAGCTTTTTGTTTGAGTGAGCCGGAAGCCGGAAGTGATGCAACTTCTCAAAAAACAACTGCGGTTGATATGGGAGATCACTATTTAGTAAACGGAACAAAAAACTGGATTACTAACGGAAATACAGCATCAGTTTATTTGGTAATTGCTCAAACAGATCCAGAGAAAAAACACAAAGGAATTAATGCTTTGATTATGACCAAAGATATGCCTGGGTTTTCTATTGGACCAAAAGAACAAAAAATGGGAATTCGTGGTTCTGATACGCACTCTTTAATGTTTAGTGATGTAAAAGTTCCTAAAGAAAACAGAATTGGAGAAGATGGTTTCGGATTCAAATTTGCGATGAAAACTCTTGCCGGAGGCCGTATTGGTATTGCTTCTCAAGCTTTAGGAATCGCTTCGGGAGCTTATGAATTGGCTCTGAAATATTCTAAAGAGCGTAAAGCTTTTGGAACTGAAATTTGCAATCATCAGGCAATTGCTTTCAAATTAGCAGATATGGCAGTTAATATCGAAGCAGCACGTCACTTGTGTATGAAAGCAGCCTGGGATAAAGACCAACATAAAAACTATGATGTGAGTGGTGCAATGGCAAAATTATTTGCTTCGCAAGTGGCAATGGACACAGCTGTAGAAGCGGTTCAGATTCACGGAGGAAATGGTTATGTAAAAGAGTACCATGTAGAGCGTTTTATGCGTGATGCAAAAATTACTCAAATTTATGAAGGAACCTCAGAAATTCAGAAAATTGTAATTTCGAGAGCAGTTATTGCAGGATAA
- a CDS encoding ATP-binding cassette domain-containing protein has translation MIEVKNIEKSFGDSKVLKGVSTVFETGKTNLIIGQSGSGKTVLLKSLLGIHTPDSGTIEFDGRVYSELNPDEKRELRTEIGMVFQGSALFDSMTVEENVAFPLKMFTHDNKAKIQERVDFVLERVNLIDAHKKLPSEISGGMQKRVAIARAIVNNPKYLFCDEPNSGLDPNTSTIIDNLIKEITEEYNITTVINTHDMNSVMEIGENIVFLKKGVKAWQGTKEEIFRTDNKDIVKFVYSSNLFKKVREAYLKS, from the coding sequence ATGATCGAAGTAAAAAACATAGAGAAATCATTCGGCGACAGTAAAGTTTTAAAAGGTGTTTCGACCGTTTTTGAAACTGGAAAAACCAACTTGATTATTGGACAAAGTGGATCTGGAAAAACAGTTTTATTAAAAAGTTTATTAGGAATTCATACACCGGATTCAGGTACAATTGAATTTGACGGACGTGTTTATTCAGAATTAAATCCGGATGAAAAAAGAGAATTAAGAACTGAAATTGGAATGGTTTTTCAAGGAAGTGCTTTATTTGATTCGATGACTGTTGAAGAAAATGTAGCTTTTCCGCTAAAAATGTTCACGCACGACAATAAAGCAAAAATTCAGGAACGTGTTGATTTTGTTTTAGAGAGAGTAAACCTAATCGACGCTCATAAAAAATTACCTTCAGAGATCTCAGGAGGTATGCAAAAACGTGTGGCAATTGCCCGCGCCATTGTAAATAACCCAAAATATTTATTTTGTGACGAACCAAATTCTGGTTTAGATCCAAATACATCTACAATAATTGACAACCTGATTAAAGAAATTACTGAAGAATATAATATTACAACTGTAATCAATACACACGATATGAACTCAGTAATGGAGATTGGCGAAAACATCGTGTTCTTAAAAAAAGGAGTCAAAGCGTGGCAGGGAACTAAAGAAGAAATCTTTAGAACGGACAACAAAGACATTGTGAAGTTTGTTTATTCTTCGAATTTATTCAAAAAAGTAAGAGAAGCGTATTTGAAAAGCTAG
- a CDS encoding DoxX family protein has product MKTENIIWILRIVAAGILLQTLFFKFSGAAESIYIFSTLGVEPYGRIGSGIAELIVAILILIPKTTYIGAVGGCGIMTGAILSHLFVLGIVVENDGGLLFSLAVITLICCLGLLYFNKNKLFNLLKLK; this is encoded by the coding sequence ATGAAAACAGAAAATATAATCTGGATTTTAAGAATCGTAGCAGCAGGAATTTTGCTGCAAACCTTATTTTTTAAATTCAGCGGAGCAGCAGAAAGTATTTATATTTTTTCGACTTTGGGAGTAGAACCTTACGGGAGAATTGGCTCAGGAATTGCCGAATTGATTGTGGCAATTTTAATTCTGATTCCCAAAACCACCTACATTGGTGCTGTGGGCGGATGTGGAATAATGACCGGAGCAATTTTATCGCATTTATTTGTATTAGGAATAGTGGTCGAAAACGACGGAGGACTTCTGTTTTCACTAGCCGTTATTACCTTAATATGTTGTTTAGGATTACTTTACTTCAATAAAAATAAATTGTTTAATCTTCTAAAACTAAAATAG
- a CDS encoding D-alanine--D-alanine ligase, whose translation MKLFLHKISNWEYWPFQVLYVPIYFLWAYYAIKARSVFFFNASNPKIKNGGFIMESKKQIYDLLPKDFYPKTILIRENTDLKKIVSTIVDNRVYFPLIAKPDIGLRGSGVKKIRNVYELSEYARKANFDFLIQDLIPFKNELGIFYVRHPHQKEGKITGIVSKEFLIVTGDGSSTIEDLICKTPRFRLQLEALQEEYGIQLHRVLQNGEMVNLVPFGNHSRGAKFLDGSNLITPKLTAMIDEIATKIPEFYFGRFDIMYNTFEELERGENFQIVELNGAASEPTHIYDPKHSVWFAWKELARHITYMYQISAENHKMGVPYLNYKVGIREYRLHLAQSNRIINF comes from the coding sequence ATGAAACTATTTTTACATAAAATAAGCAATTGGGAATATTGGCCATTTCAGGTCTTGTATGTTCCTATTTATTTTCTTTGGGCATATTATGCAATCAAAGCCAGATCTGTTTTCTTTTTTAATGCCTCTAATCCAAAAATTAAAAATGGAGGATTTATAATGGAAAGCAAAAAACAAATTTATGATTTGTTACCTAAGGATTTTTATCCTAAAACTATTTTAATCAGGGAGAACACAGATTTAAAAAAGATTGTAAGCACAATAGTTGACAACAGAGTTTATTTTCCTTTAATCGCTAAACCGGATATTGGTTTGCGTGGTTCCGGAGTAAAGAAAATTAGAAACGTATATGAATTGAGTGAATATGCCAGAAAAGCAAATTTCGATTTTTTGATACAAGATTTGATTCCGTTTAAAAATGAATTAGGTATTTTTTATGTGCGTCATCCGCATCAAAAAGAAGGAAAAATTACTGGAATTGTCTCTAAAGAATTCTTAATTGTTACCGGTGACGGAAGTTCTACAATCGAAGATTTAATTTGTAAAACGCCAAGATTTAGATTACAACTCGAAGCATTACAGGAAGAATATGGCATTCAGTTGCATCGGGTTTTGCAAAATGGAGAAATGGTAAATTTAGTTCCGTTTGGGAATCATTCAAGAGGTGCAAAATTTCTTGACGGAAGTAATTTGATTACACCAAAACTAACGGCAATGATTGACGAAATTGCGACTAAAATTCCTGAATTCTATTTCGGGCGTTTTGATATTATGTACAATACTTTTGAAGAACTGGAACGCGGAGAAAATTTTCAAATCGTAGAGCTTAATGGAGCCGCAAGCGAACCCACACATATTTATGACCCAAAACATTCCGTTTGGTTTGCCTGGAAAGAATTGGCACGACATATTACATACATGTATCAAATTAGCGCTGAGAATCATAAAATGGGAGTGCCGTATTTAAATTATAAAGTTGGAATCCGTGAATATAGATTGCATTTGGCACAGAGTAATAGAATTATAAATTTTTGA
- a CDS encoding glycosyltransferase family A protein, whose translation MKYYIVIPAHNEQDLIGLTLQSLVSQTILPSKVVVVNDNSTDKTEEIVLGFAKENPFISVVNKTSDAIHMPGSKVIQAFQKGFETLDSEYDIIVKIDGDLIFPLNYFETIIKHFESDPKIGMAGGFCYIEKNGDWILENLTDKDHIRGALKAYRAATFQQIGGLKPAMGWDTVDELLCKYYDWKIVTDSTLHVKHLKPTGANYNKTARYKQGEAFYTLGYGFWITAIASVKLAMMKKKPFLFFDYIKGFWKAKKAKTPLLVTPEQAKFIRNYRFQKMKQKLF comes from the coding sequence ATGAAATATTACATCGTTATTCCGGCTCACAACGAACAAGATTTAATTGGCTTGACCTTACAATCTTTGGTTTCGCAAACTATTTTACCTTCAAAAGTTGTTGTTGTAAATGACAATTCAACAGATAAAACGGAAGAAATTGTTTTGGGCTTTGCTAAGGAAAATCCGTTTATTTCTGTTGTAAACAAGACTTCTGATGCGATTCACATGCCGGGAAGTAAAGTAATTCAGGCTTTTCAGAAAGGTTTTGAAACTCTCGATTCAGAATACGATATTATTGTAAAAATAGATGGCGATTTAATTTTTCCTCTTAACTATTTTGAAACCATAATTAAACATTTCGAGTCAGATCCAAAAATTGGAATGGCTGGCGGATTTTGTTACATCGAAAAAAATGGAGATTGGATCCTTGAAAACCTAACCGATAAAGATCATATTCGTGGTGCACTGAAAGCTTACCGTGCAGCAACTTTTCAGCAAATTGGAGGTTTAAAACCTGCCATGGGTTGGGATACGGTAGACGAATTACTTTGTAAATATTACGATTGGAAAATAGTCACAGACTCTACTTTACATGTAAAACACTTAAAACCAACTGGCGCAAATTATAATAAAACAGCGCGTTATAAACAAGGTGAAGCTTTTTATACGTTAGGATATGGTTTTTGGATTACTGCAATTGCTTCGGTGAAGCTGGCAATGATGAAGAAAAAACCGTTCCTCTTTTTTGATTATATTAAAGGATTCTGGAAAGCAAAAAAAGCAAAAACTCCTTTATTAGTTACCCCCGAACAAGCTAAATTTATAAGAAATTATCGTTTTCAGAAAATGAAACAGAAGCTTTTTTAG
- a CDS encoding YHS domain-containing (seleno)protein, with protein sequence MKKLILFVLILVSGISSAQNDAKRITQYNLENKVAIQGYDPVGYFNQGKAIKGKKEISTYYQGVIYKFSSGENKEMFLKNPSKYEPQYGGWCAYAMGSAGKKVEIDPETFKIIDGKLYLFYNAYFNNTLKSWNKEEANLKSQADNNWKKIYKE encoded by the coding sequence ATGAAAAAGCTAATATTATTTGTGTTGATTTTGGTTTCGGGTATTTCATCTGCTCAAAACGATGCGAAACGAATTACACAATACAACTTAGAGAATAAAGTGGCTATTCAAGGTTATGATCCTGTTGGATATTTTAATCAGGGAAAAGCAATCAAAGGAAAAAAAGAAATCTCAACCTATTATCAAGGTGTGATTTATAAATTTTCGTCAGGCGAAAATAAAGAAATGTTCTTAAAAAATCCGTCAAAATATGAACCACAATACGGCGGATGGTGTGCTTATGCAATGGGAAGTGCCGGTAAAAAAGTCGAAATAGATCCGGAAACTTTCAAGATTATCGATGGTAAACTCTATTTATTTTACAATGCTTATTTTAATAATACATTAAAAAGCTGGAATAAAGAGGAGGCAAATCTAAAGTCACAAGCTGATAATAACTGGAAAAAAATATATAAAGAATAA
- a CDS encoding ABC transporter permease encodes MMLIRYLSQIGRYFLMLKEIFNKQTKWSVMKKLIFKEIDDLIIDSLGIVCFISFFIGGVVAIQTALNLTNPLIPKYLIGFATRQSVILEFAPTFISVIMAGKMGSYITSSIGTMRVTEQIDALEVMGVNSLNYLVFPKIVALLMYPFVIGISMFLGIFGGWLACAYGGFSTSQDFIQGAQIEFIPFHITYAFIKTLIFAMLLATIPSFHGYYMKGGALEVGKASTVSFVWTSVCIILFNYILTQLLLG; translated from the coding sequence ATGATGCTAATTCGTTATTTATCCCAAATAGGGAGATATTTTTTAATGCTGAAAGAAATTTTCAATAAACAAACCAAATGGTCTGTTATGAAAAAATTAATTTTCAAAGAAATTGATGATTTAATAATCGACTCACTTGGTATCGTTTGCTTTATCTCATTTTTTATAGGTGGAGTTGTTGCCATTCAGACTGCCTTAAACCTTACTAATCCGTTAATTCCAAAATATTTAATTGGTTTTGCTACACGTCAATCTGTGATTTTGGAGTTTGCTCCTACTTTTATTTCGGTGATTATGGCCGGAAAAATGGGATCTTACATCACTTCCAGTATTGGAACAATGCGCGTTACCGAACAAATTGATGCTTTAGAAGTTATGGGTGTTAACTCATTAAACTATCTTGTTTTCCCAAAAATAGTAGCCTTATTAATGTATCCTTTTGTAATTGGAATTAGTATGTTCCTGGGGATTTTTGGCGGATGGCTTGCTTGTGCATATGGCGGATTTTCGACTAGTCAAGACTTTATTCAGGGTGCGCAAATAGAATTTATACCTTTTCATATTACATACGCTTTCATTAAAACTTTAATTTTTGCAATGTTATTAGCTACAATTCCATCTTTTCATGGATATTACATGAAAGGTGGTGCACTTGAAGTTGGTAAAGCTAGTACAGTATCATTTGTGTGGACATCTGTTTGTATTATTCTTTTTAATTATATATTAACTCAATTATTATTAGGATAA
- a CDS encoding Crp/Fnr family transcriptional regulator gives MYDDLKYWYLRDHKLFRTLSYSQIKQLCIITGFKKASKGEIIYFSNSDLPRIFLLKKGNIKIVAIDDDGNETIKDIIQKGDLFGELTLETDSKNEEYAKVLSDDVSICSFLMSDFENLLLKNPSLALSYTKFVGLKMKRIKNSYANLISKDAKTRLYHFLKDWAENEGIREGNTVIIDNYLTQSDIAQIICTSRQTATHLLNEMESNNLLAYNRKEIMIPDITKI, from the coding sequence ATGTACGACGATTTAAAATATTGGTATTTAAGAGATCATAAATTGTTTAGAACTTTGAGTTACTCACAAATTAAACAATTGTGTATAATTACAGGTTTTAAAAAAGCATCAAAAGGGGAGATCATTTACTTCTCTAACTCAGATTTGCCACGTATTTTTTTACTAAAAAAAGGGAATATCAAAATTGTAGCCATTGATGACGATGGTAACGAAACTATAAAAGACATCATTCAAAAAGGAGATTTATTTGGCGAATTGACTTTAGAAACTGATTCAAAAAATGAAGAGTATGCAAAAGTCCTTTCAGACGATGTTTCGATTTGTAGTTTTTTAATGTCTGATTTTGAAAATTTATTGCTTAAAAATCCAAGCTTGGCACTTTCGTACACTAAATTTGTTGGTCTGAAAATGAAACGCATTAAGAATAGTTATGCGAATTTAATTTCTAAAGATGCAAAAACAAGATTGTACCATTTCCTGAAGGATTGGGCCGAGAACGAAGGGATAAGAGAAGGAAACACAGTAATAATTGACAATTATCTTACTCAAAGCGATATTGCTCAAATCATTTGCACTTCAAGACAGACAGCAACACATTTATTGAATGAAATGGAATCTAATAATCTTTTAGCCTACAATAGAAAAGAAATTATGATTCCGGATATTACCAAAATATAA
- a CDS encoding DinB family protein, whose amino-acid sequence MLLKSIRQSLDELISLLNQLSDKDYVKSCEALSNATIGEHVRHIVETYKCLENGYESGVLNYDNRERNIRIQTETNFAKQFIEEIKVGLKNENKIIYLEQVIDGLAIRIQSSYYRELLYNFEHCIHHQALIKVIVLQLGGISVNENFGVARSTIEYRKQCVQ is encoded by the coding sequence ATGTTACTAAAATCAATACGCCAAAGTTTAGATGAATTGATTTCTCTGTTAAATCAATTATCTGATAAAGATTATGTAAAATCTTGCGAAGCTTTAAGTAACGCAACGATTGGAGAACATGTAAGACATATTGTAGAAACGTACAAATGTCTTGAGAATGGTTATGAATCAGGAGTTTTAAATTATGACAATCGCGAAAGAAATATTCGTATTCAAACTGAAACCAACTTTGCAAAACAATTTATAGAAGAAATAAAAGTTGGCTTGAAAAACGAAAACAAAATCATCTATTTAGAGCAAGTAATTGATGGTCTCGCAATCAGGATTCAAAGCAGTTATTATAGAGAATTGCTTTATAATTTTGAACATTGCATTCACCATCAGGCTTTAATAAAAGTAATCGTTTTGCAGCTTGGAGGTATTTCTGTTAATGAAAATTTTGGAGTGGCACGCTCGACCATAGAATACAGAAAACAATGTGTACAGTAA
- a CDS encoding SprT-like domain-containing protein, with the protein MNETLARYIPEHAVKPVFDLIVVNQVHLKIVNERQTRHGDYRRGSSGKHEITVNASLNKYRFLITLIHEISHLVAFEKFGRNIKPHGNEWKHTFQRMMIPFIRPEIFPGGLLPLLARHFKNPSASSDTDTTLSLALKQYDAGSDKNYVFEIPYGSVFRIKNGKVFKKLAVRTKRFECIEISSGRTYLFNPNAEVELLPIKNTN; encoded by the coding sequence TTGAACGAAACGCTTGCAAGATATATACCAGAACATGCTGTAAAGCCTGTATTTGATTTGATTGTTGTCAATCAGGTTCATCTGAAAATCGTAAATGAACGTCAAACACGTCATGGAGATTACAGGAGAGGATCTAGTGGTAAACATGAAATCACGGTGAATGCCAGTTTAAATAAATATCGTTTTTTGATTACGCTGATTCATGAAATCTCACATCTTGTAGCATTTGAAAAGTTTGGGCGAAATATAAAACCGCACGGAAATGAATGGAAACATACTTTTCAGAGAATGATGATTCCTTTTATACGTCCGGAGATCTTTCCGGGTGGTTTATTGCCACTATTAGCGAGACATTTTAAGAATCCGTCTGCAAGTAGTGATACAGATACAACTTTGTCTTTGGCATTAAAGCAATATGATGCAGGCAGTGATAAAAACTATGTTTTTGAGATTCCGTACGGAAGTGTTTTTAGAATAAAAAATGGAAAAGTATTTAAGAAACTTGCCGTAAGAACTAAACGTTTTGAATGTATTGAGATTAGTTCAGGAAGAACCTATCTTTTTAATCCAAATGCTGAGGTTGAACTTTTGCCTATAAAAAATACGAATTAA